A region from the Gemmatimonadaceae bacterium genome encodes:
- a CDS encoding sodium-dependent transporter, with protein sequence MTDARETFASRLGGLMTIVGVSIGLGHVWRFPYMVGKFGGAAFVLFYTLVSIIIGVPALMTEFALGRRTRRGPVGAFERGGLPLGKYVGWFLFFVVTAATGYYSAVIGWVLYYAIGQVAVAAHLPFDAAAILPPQHGFVLRSFVLQLICTAVVLLACAVVLIRGVRRGIELVSIIVLPAMTIVTIVVMVRALTLPGAMEGVRWYLLEFRFSDLTANVMAAAIGHAIFALSLGGTFMVVYGSYLHADQHLASPAWWTVLGDTGSSLIAGLAVIPAVFAFHLEPASGPGLIFTTLPRVFGAMPAGWLFGCLFFISLFGAGYLSDIGAVEVLVAGLTDNTRLTRARAVWVMSLACLVLAVPPMVNNAIFVPWDLTFGSGMQTLGSLLAVVTVAWCMTRSAALAELFGAGERPVPMWAFYWIRYGIPVIILGVGIYWLLTEVFRIFAGV encoded by the coding sequence GTGACCGACGCCCGCGAGACCTTCGCCTCACGGTTAGGCGGACTCATGACGATCGTCGGCGTGTCCATCGGCCTCGGACACGTCTGGCGGTTTCCGTACATGGTGGGGAAGTTCGGCGGCGCCGCGTTCGTGCTCTTCTACACGCTCGTCTCGATCATCATCGGCGTGCCGGCCCTGATGACGGAATTCGCGCTCGGCCGCCGCACCCGGCGCGGACCGGTGGGCGCCTTCGAGCGCGGCGGCCTGCCGTTAGGCAAGTACGTCGGCTGGTTTCTCTTCTTCGTCGTCACTGCCGCCACCGGCTACTACTCGGCCGTCATCGGTTGGGTGCTCTACTATGCCATCGGCCAGGTGGCGGTCGCGGCGCACCTCCCGTTCGACGCCGCGGCAATCCTGCCGCCGCAGCACGGATTCGTGCTGCGATCGTTCGTGCTGCAGCTCATCTGTACGGCCGTCGTGCTCCTCGCGTGCGCGGTCGTGCTGATCCGGGGCGTGAGGCGAGGCATCGAGCTCGTGAGCATCATCGTGCTGCCCGCGATGACGATCGTGACGATCGTCGTCATGGTCCGCGCGCTCACGCTGCCCGGCGCGATGGAAGGTGTCCGGTGGTACCTGCTGGAGTTCCGGTTTTCCGATCTCACCGCCAACGTGATGGCGGCCGCCATCGGCCATGCGATCTTCGCGCTGTCGTTGGGCGGGACGTTCATGGTGGTGTACGGCTCGTACCTCCACGCCGACCAGCACCTGGCGAGTCCGGCGTGGTGGACCGTGCTCGGCGACACGGGCTCGTCGCTCATCGCCGGGCTCGCCGTGATCCCGGCCGTGTTCGCGTTTCATCTCGAGCCGGCGTCCGGCCCTGGCCTCATCTTCACGACGCTGCCGAGGGTCTTCGGCGCGATGCCCGCGGGCTGGCTGTTCGGCTGCCTCTTCTTCATCAGTCTTTTCGGCGCCGGCTATCTGTCCGACATCGGCGCGGTGGAAGTGCTGGTCGCGGGCCTAACGGACAACACGCGCCTCACGCGCGCGCGCGCCGTGTGGGTCATGTCGCTCGCGTGTCTGGTGCTGGCCGTTCCGCCCATGGTCAACAACGCGATCTTCGTCCCCTGGGACCTCACGTTCGGGTCGGGCATGCAGACGCTGGGCTCGCTGCTTGCCGTGGTGACTGTGGCGTGGTGCATGACGCGGAGCGCCGCCCTCGCGGAGCTGTTCGGCGCGGGCGAGCGGCCGGTGCCGATGTGGGCCTTCTACTGGATTCGTTACGGGATTCCCGTGATCATTTTGGGTGTCGGCATCTATTGGCTCTTGACGGAAGTGTTCCGCATCTTCGCCGGCGTGTGA
- a CDS encoding SGNH/GDSL hydrolase family protein, with translation MQRYRDDDARLGPPAPGEQRIVFMGNSITEQWDVLDSAFFAGRQYINRGISGQTTPQMLVRFRQDVIDLRPAVVVILGGVNDIAENTGPATLGAIFGNIVSMAELARANGITVVLSSVLPASSFRWRPALEPAPKIVALNRMIRQYAVDHHIVFVDYYTAMVDGHGGLQPELTKDGVHPTLAGYRVMEPLVQSAIEQALASPTHVGR, from the coding sequence ATGCAGCGATACCGAGACGACGACGCTCGGCTCGGCCCTCCGGCGCCTGGCGAGCAGCGCATCGTCTTCATGGGCAACTCGATCACCGAACAGTGGGACGTGCTGGACAGCGCGTTCTTCGCCGGGCGGCAATACATCAATCGCGGCATCAGCGGGCAAACGACGCCGCAGATGCTCGTGCGATTTCGGCAGGACGTGATCGACCTGCGCCCTGCGGTCGTCGTCATCCTCGGCGGCGTCAACGACATCGCCGAAAACACCGGGCCGGCGACGTTAGGCGCGATCTTCGGGAACATCGTATCGATGGCCGAGCTGGCGAGGGCGAACGGCATCACGGTCGTATTGAGCTCCGTGCTGCCGGCATCGTCGTTTCGCTGGCGGCCCGCCCTCGAGCCCGCGCCGAAGATCGTCGCGCTCAACAGGATGATCCGGCAGTACGCCGTCGATCACCACATCGTGTTCGTCGACTACTATACCGCGATGGTGGACGGGCATGGCGGCCTGCAGCCCGAGCTCACGAAGGATGGCGTCCATCCGACGCTGGCCGGTTATCGGGTGATGGAGCCGCTCGTGCAGAGCGCGATCGAGCAGGCGCTTGCGTCGCCGACGCATGTCGGCCGGTAA
- a CDS encoding cyclase family protein: MSVLTDLVAALDAGQLKVVDLTQPLGPETPVIGLPPIFASSPGVAMEVISRYDDRGPAWYWNAIRLGEHTGTHFDAPVHWVTGKDLPDNRCDTIPARRFIGPACVIDVTAEVERNEDFLLMPDQVVAWEKEHGRIPRGAWVLLRTGWSTRTESEKFLNVKSDGPHSPGFHQSTSELLATDRDVLGVGVETVGTDAGQAGTFQPPFPNHSTMHGNGKFGLASLCNLDQLPATGAVVIAAPLKLVNGSGSPLRVLAIAPAA; this comes from the coding sequence ATGTCCGTGCTCACCGATCTCGTCGCCGCGCTGGACGCGGGCCAACTCAAGGTGGTGGATCTCACGCAGCCGCTCGGTCCCGAGACACCGGTGATCGGGCTGCCGCCGATCTTCGCGTCGTCGCCCGGCGTGGCGATGGAAGTGATCTCGCGCTACGACGACCGCGGGCCGGCGTGGTACTGGAACGCCATTCGGTTAGGCGAGCACACGGGCACGCACTTCGATGCGCCGGTGCACTGGGTCACGGGCAAGGACCTGCCCGACAACCGCTGTGACACCATTCCCGCGCGCCGATTCATCGGCCCGGCGTGCGTGATCGATGTGACCGCCGAGGTGGAGCGGAACGAGGACTTCCTCCTCATGCCGGACCAGGTCGTGGCCTGGGAGAAGGAGCACGGCCGCATTCCGCGCGGCGCATGGGTGCTGCTGCGCACCGGCTGGAGCACGCGCACGGAATCGGAAAAATTCCTCAACGTGAAATCGGACGGCCCGCACAGCCCGGGCTTTCACCAGAGCACATCCGAGCTCCTGGCCACGGACCGCGATGTGTTAGGCGTGGGCGTCGAGACCGTCGGCACCGACGCCGGGCAGGCGGGCACCTTCCAGCCGCCGTTCCCGAACCATTCGACGATGCACGGCAACGGCAAGTTCGGCTTGGCGAGTCTCTGCAATCTCGACCAGCTGCCGGCGACGGGCGCCGTGGTGATCGCCGCGCCGCTCAAGCTCGTCAATGGCAGCGGGAGTCCGCTCCGGGTGCTCGCGATCGCACCGGCGGCGTAG
- a CDS encoding DUF4142 domain-containing protein, whose product MQLRIAKYLAVASVAAGAAAMLGAARAPAPAMSNANILAAIMQGDSLEVAMSKTGADSAKNMQVKHFAERMVTAHTKHMDEVKSTASQAKVTPELAPHDTATADMARRMIDRLDATKPGAPRDRLLMSSEVDFHTQLLHSLDAVRGDATGPTKQLVERTLPVVRQHLADARAIQRRLGTSS is encoded by the coding sequence ATGCAGCTTCGCATTGCGAAATATCTGGCCGTGGCGAGTGTCGCCGCCGGTGCCGCGGCCATGCTGGGCGCCGCGCGTGCGCCCGCGCCGGCAATGTCTAACGCAAACATCCTCGCCGCGATCATGCAGGGCGATTCGCTCGAGGTCGCGATGTCCAAAACAGGCGCCGACAGCGCGAAGAATATGCAGGTGAAGCATTTCGCCGAACGAATGGTGACGGCGCACACGAAGCACATGGACGAAGTGAAGTCCACGGCGTCTCAGGCGAAAGTGACGCCGGAACTGGCGCCGCACGATACGGCAACCGCGGACATGGCCAGGCGGATGATCGACCGGTTGGACGCCACGAAACCCGGTGCGCCGCGCGACCGACTGCTGATGTCGTCCGAGGTCGATTTTCACACGCAGCTCCTGCACAGCCTCGATGCTGTGCGCGGCGACGCGACCGGCCCGACGAAGCAGCTCGTCGAGCGCACGCTGCCGGTGGTGCGCCAGCACCTCGCCGATGCGCGAGCGATCCAGCGTCGGTTAGGCACGTCGTCCTGA
- a CDS encoding alpha/beta hydrolase, which produces MKTHRITGGGGVELQVLETGNPKGRPIVFLHGASQSLLQWNRQLDSSLTEHHRLVAIDLRGHGLSGKPRDGYGDASLWADDVAAVIRTLALDHPVLSGWSYGPLVCLDYVRHYGEEGIGGLHFVGALTELGTEAAMALLTPGFLAIFPQLLATDTEASIDGLRGLLQLCFVEPPTDAELFLMLGYNLSVPPYVRRGLFSRSFSNGDVLAKLRKPVLITHGGKDAIVKPVAAERHKHAIPHAEVQLVPNAGHAVFWDDAPAFNERLHAFCEST; this is translated from the coding sequence ATGAAGACGCATCGCATCACCGGCGGCGGGGGTGTGGAACTGCAGGTCCTGGAGACGGGCAATCCGAAAGGCCGCCCCATCGTATTTCTGCACGGCGCCTCGCAGTCGCTGCTCCAGTGGAACCGCCAGTTGGACTCGAGCCTAACGGAGCATCACCGGTTGGTCGCCATCGACCTGCGCGGTCACGGCCTGTCCGGCAAACCGCGCGACGGCTACGGCGACGCCAGCCTGTGGGCCGACGACGTCGCCGCCGTGATTCGCACACTGGCGCTCGACCATCCGGTGCTCTCGGGCTGGTCGTACGGGCCCCTCGTGTGCCTCGACTACGTCCGGCACTACGGCGAAGAGGGGATCGGCGGATTGCATTTCGTCGGCGCGCTGACCGAGTTAGGCACGGAGGCAGCCATGGCTCTCTTGACGCCCGGCTTTCTCGCCATTTTCCCGCAGCTGCTCGCCACGGACACGGAGGCAAGCATCGACGGACTTCGCGGGCTGCTCCAACTCTGCTTCGTCGAGCCGCCCACCGACGCGGAGCTCTTTCTCATGCTCGGGTACAACTTGAGCGTGCCGCCATACGTCAGACGCGGATTGTTCTCTCGCTCATTCAGCAACGGCGACGTGCTGGCCAAGCTCCGCAAGCCGGTCCTGATCACGCACGGCGGGAAGGATGCAATCGTGAAACCGGTCGCCGCGGAGCGCCACAAGCATGCGATCCCTCATGCGGAGGTGCAGCTCGTGCCCAACGCGGGCCACGCCGTCTTCTGGGACGACGCGCCGGCATTCAACGAGCGGCTGCACGCGTTCTGCGAGTCCACGTAA
- a CDS encoding aminotransferase class V-fold PLP-dependent enzyme, which yields MSAAGEGPAYDLDAWRARIPLLASCIPMNNCSQAPQTVATRAAAERYLDSWNERGMDWDTWLAEVALAKAEFSTLIGAAPTDIAVFSSVSEAASAVASALDLSGRRHGIAVSDAEFPTVAHVWLAQAPRGARVSFARVCDGTIDPTAYDTLIDDQTALVSACHGYYANGFIQDVRRIAAQARHAGALSFVDAYQTLGVVPVDVRALGVDFLTSGNLKFLMGMPGIAFLYVRPEVVGSLHPTVTGWFGRADPFASTARALDWSPTASRFDTGTPPVMSAYVARAGMEMINTIGPANIRAWHEVLGQRLIEGGRSRGLRLYGADDMTRKTATTAFLVPDPGAVESAMRARGVLPTARGEVLRLAPHFFTTIEDVDRALDLLAELAPGR from the coding sequence GTGAGCGCCGCGGGAGAAGGTCCTGCGTACGACCTCGACGCCTGGCGGGCGCGCATTCCGCTGCTCGCGTCGTGCATCCCGATGAACAATTGCTCTCAGGCGCCGCAGACCGTCGCGACCCGCGCGGCGGCCGAGCGCTACCTCGACTCGTGGAACGAGCGGGGAATGGACTGGGACACCTGGCTCGCCGAAGTCGCGCTCGCGAAAGCGGAGTTCAGCACGCTCATCGGGGCGGCGCCGACGGACATCGCGGTGTTCAGCTCCGTTTCGGAGGCGGCGAGCGCCGTCGCAAGTGCGCTCGATCTCTCGGGCCGCCGCCACGGCATCGCCGTCAGCGACGCCGAATTTCCGACGGTGGCGCACGTGTGGCTCGCGCAGGCGCCGCGCGGCGCACGCGTCTCGTTCGCCCGGGTGTGCGACGGAACCATCGACCCGACGGCATACGACACGCTCATCGACGATCAGACCGCGCTCGTCTCGGCCTGCCACGGATATTACGCCAACGGGTTCATCCAGGACGTGCGTCGCATCGCCGCGCAGGCGCGCCATGCAGGCGCCCTCTCGTTCGTGGATGCGTACCAGACGCTCGGCGTCGTGCCGGTGGATGTGCGCGCGTTAGGCGTCGACTTCCTGACATCGGGCAATCTCAAGTTTCTCATGGGCATGCCCGGCATCGCCTTTCTGTATGTGCGGCCCGAGGTGGTCGGGTCGCTGCATCCGACCGTCACCGGCTGGTTCGGGCGCGCCGATCCGTTCGCGTCGACGGCGCGCGCGCTCGACTGGTCGCCCACGGCCAGCCGGTTCGACACCGGCACGCCGCCGGTGATGAGCGCATACGTCGCGCGCGCGGGGATGGAGATGATCAACACGATCGGGCCGGCGAACATCCGCGCGTGGCACGAGGTGCTCGGCCAGCGCCTGATCGAGGGCGGCCGGTCGCGCGGACTGAGGTTGTACGGCGCCGATGACATGACGCGCAAGACGGCGACGACGGCCTTCCTCGTGCCGGATCCCGGCGCCGTCGAAAGTGCGATGCGCGCGCGGGGCGTGCTGCCGACCGCGCGCGGCGAGGTCCTGCGTCTGGCGCCGCACTTCTTCACCACGATCGAGGACGTGGACCGCGCCCTCGACCTCCTCGCCGAGCTCGCGCCGGGCCGGTGA
- a CDS encoding cysteine hydrolase, which translates to MKRAFGIDIPQTLEELSSAQRMALLIYDMQVGITRQVQDADVIVGKVRQVLDAARAASIRTFFTRHMSLPKALMGAFQYRMAMAWQRVDDPDRVTPWFLRGASGFGIVPELEPTADEAIFDKITMSAFEGTPLTIALRDCGSTALAIAGIAMEVGIEPTARHAADLGFVPVIITDACGAGNKAAAQRSLDSLTFAGDAIMTTTAEFCRVLG; encoded by the coding sequence ATGAAGCGCGCATTCGGCATCGATATTCCTCAAACGCTGGAAGAGTTGTCCAGCGCCCAGCGCATGGCGCTGTTGATCTACGACATGCAGGTCGGCATCACGCGCCAGGTGCAGGACGCCGACGTGATCGTCGGGAAGGTGCGGCAGGTGCTCGACGCGGCGCGTGCGGCATCGATCCGCACGTTCTTCACGAGGCACATGTCGCTGCCCAAGGCGCTCATGGGGGCGTTCCAATATCGCATGGCGATGGCATGGCAACGCGTCGATGATCCCGACAGAGTGACGCCATGGTTTCTACGCGGCGCGTCCGGTTTCGGCATCGTGCCGGAACTCGAGCCGACGGCCGATGAGGCGATCTTCGACAAGATCACCATGTCGGCGTTCGAGGGCACGCCGCTCACGATCGCGCTGCGCGATTGCGGGAGCACCGCGCTTGCGATCGCGGGCATCGCCATGGAGGTCGGTATCGAACCCACGGCGCGTCACGCCGCCGATCTCGGCTTCGTGCCCGTGATCATCACCGACGCCTGCGGCGCCGGAAACAAGGCGGCAGCGCAGCGTTCACTGGACAGCCTGACCTTCGCCGGAGACGCAATCATGACGACCACGGCAGAGTTCTGCCGGGTCCTCGGCTGA
- a CDS encoding TMEM175 family protein, which yields MNDPSSTIGKARFESFSDGVFAIAITLLVLQLHLPARVSAQSTAGEQARALLEIWPQYLVYAATFATVGVMWVNHGALLHYADRVTHGVLIANLLLLALICFLSFPTYVFAQLGVTRPTIVYYGATLSAIAVAYLLLQRAAMTAHPSTRRRLSAWNLVGLTLYPLATVVGLVSPIAGLVVIGLLAVYYALPGNIQSAMLRS from the coding sequence ATGAACGATCCCTCTTCGACGATCGGTAAGGCACGGTTCGAGTCGTTCAGCGACGGTGTATTCGCGATCGCCATCACGCTGCTCGTGCTCCAACTGCATTTGCCCGCACGAGTGTCCGCACAGTCGACAGCGGGCGAGCAGGCACGCGCGCTGCTCGAGATCTGGCCGCAATACCTCGTGTATGCCGCGACGTTCGCGACGGTTGGCGTCATGTGGGTGAACCACGGAGCGCTGCTGCACTATGCCGACCGGGTGACGCATGGAGTGCTGATCGCGAACCTGTTGCTGCTTGCACTCATCTGCTTCCTGTCCTTTCCGACGTATGTGTTCGCACAGTTGGGCGTGACACGGCCGACCATCGTGTACTACGGCGCGACGCTCTCGGCCATCGCCGTCGCCTATTTGCTGTTGCAGCGCGCTGCGATGACGGCGCATCCGTCGACGCGCCGGCGGCTGTCGGCCTGGAACCTCGTCGGTCTAACGCTCTATCCGTTGGCGACGGTCGTCGGCTTGGTGTCGCCGATCGCGGGGCTGGTGGTGATCGGGCTGCTCGCGGTGTACTATGCCTTACCGGGCAACATCCAGAGTGCCATGCTCCGCTCCTGA
- the sseA gene encoding 3-mercaptopyruvate sulfurtransferase: protein MPSELHRFPSLVTVAWLAQRIARPGVRVVDASWYLPSAERDARTEYETAHIPGAVFFDLDASSDQSTSLPHMLPTSDEFAARMSALGVSDSDEIVVYDGSGVNLSAPRVWWMFRAFGHRATAVLDGGFGAWRAAGLPVESGVVTPAPGTFTAHLDASRVRDLSAMLANVDTRREQMIDARSSGRFAAEQQEPRPGLRGGHIPGSRSLPYTHLVMPNGTVRPRDELRAMFDAAGVDLERPIVASCGSGVTACCLVLALDLLGASNVSVYDGSWSEWGGRADTPIETGPARTQSS from the coding sequence ATGCCCAGCGAACTACACAGGTTTCCGTCGCTCGTCACCGTCGCGTGGCTCGCGCAGCGCATTGCGAGGCCGGGGGTGCGCGTCGTGGATGCGTCGTGGTATTTGCCGAGCGCGGAGCGCGATGCTCGAACAGAATATGAAACCGCGCACATCCCCGGCGCGGTGTTCTTCGACCTCGACGCCTCGAGCGACCAGTCGACATCGCTCCCGCACATGCTGCCGACATCCGACGAGTTTGCGGCGCGCATGAGCGCCCTCGGCGTATCGGACAGCGACGAAATCGTGGTGTACGATGGATCGGGTGTGAATCTGAGCGCGCCGCGGGTGTGGTGGATGTTTCGCGCGTTCGGCCACCGTGCAACCGCGGTGCTCGACGGCGGGTTCGGCGCATGGCGTGCCGCCGGACTTCCGGTGGAGTCGGGCGTGGTCACGCCGGCGCCCGGTACGTTCACGGCGCATCTCGATGCATCGCGCGTGCGCGATCTCTCGGCCATGCTCGCCAACGTTGACACGCGGCGCGAGCAGATGATCGACGCCAGATCGAGCGGCCGCTTTGCCGCCGAGCAGCAGGAGCCGCGGCCGGGGTTGCGCGGCGGACACATTCCGGGAAGCCGCAGCCTGCCGTACACCCATCTCGTGATGCCTAACGGAACGGTACGGCCGCGCGACGAGTTGCGGGCGATGTTCGACGCCGCCGGCGTGGACCTCGAGCGCCCGATCGTCGCCAGCTGCGGATCCGGCGTCACCGCCTGCTGTCTCGTGCTCGCCCTCGACCTGCTCGGCGCATCAAATGTATCGGTGTACGATGGAAGTTGGAGCGAGTGGGGCG
- a CDS encoding ABC transporter permease: MVSLGVELRAAGRSLARSPVMTISALLCLGLGIGGTTAVASAVSRALLEPLPMRDPGRLVAVHRITPQTGPMGTWPESPANYEDLARESRSIQALSAISSGSALVGLGTETVEASEHFVTGGLFPMLGARAELGRLIGPADDQLSAPLVAVLSNEFWRQKFHAQPSVVGRTVDIDGTPTTIIGVMPPRFRIPQGGNMLEADVWMPIRLTPPQLANRGNNFLLMVGRLTDGATPASAQTELRSLFARLVAQYPQLKDENVRVAPLVAESAGTVRTPLLLLFGAVCMVLLIAATNVAALLLARGVHRRREMAVRTALGAARWHVMRPVILESLIIGALGAVVGFGLAAIGVRTIGALAAQQMPQLAGLGVDWRVIGFGIAMALVVSLGCGAAPAWRNTTVDPQEALRGGRGAGKGREQHRALRVLAVFEIALSLVLLIGAGLMLSSFAGLLDEDPGFETSHVLTLTATVAGARYPNGTATRRFLDPVLDAVRQVPGVQSVGAINLVPYVNWGWNGNIRYEGMSADDQTRWPLVEQRTVTPGFFAVTKQRLRSGRLLLPNDDDGKTTPLVVVVNEALAKRDFHGQDPVGRRFYYSDSGLATIVGVVSDIRNVGPFAPAAPEMYWTYLQGGNGDSRFPLMIRTRGNPTDVESAVERAIRGVDAGAAVSNIETMPQVIEKSLGGPRFFMLMLGAFAAIALALTIAGLYGVLSYAVAQRTRELGIRVALGSSPGGLVRLVTREGMVLVAAGVVIGVGASLALTRVMVSILYGVSPVDTSAWLLAGTCLVIPTVLATVVPALRASRADPTAAMRVE, from the coding sequence ATGGTGTCGTTGGGAGTCGAGCTCCGCGCGGCCGGGCGCAGTCTTGCCCGCAGCCCGGTGATGACCATTTCCGCGCTCCTGTGCCTCGGCCTGGGGATTGGCGGGACGACGGCCGTCGCCAGCGCGGTCAGCCGAGCGCTGCTCGAGCCGCTGCCGATGCGCGACCCCGGCCGGCTCGTCGCCGTGCACCGCATCACGCCGCAGACCGGACCCATGGGCACCTGGCCGGAGTCGCCGGCCAACTATGAAGATCTGGCGCGCGAGTCCCGCAGCATCCAGGCACTGTCGGCTATCAGCTCGGGGTCGGCGCTCGTCGGCCTCGGCACCGAAACGGTCGAAGCGTCCGAGCACTTCGTCACGGGCGGGCTCTTCCCGATGCTCGGCGCCCGAGCCGAGCTCGGCCGGTTGATCGGTCCCGCGGATGACCAACTGAGCGCGCCGCTGGTGGCGGTGCTTTCCAACGAATTCTGGCGACAGAAATTCCACGCGCAGCCGTCTGTCGTTGGGCGCACGGTGGACATCGACGGGACGCCGACGACGATCATCGGCGTGATGCCGCCGCGTTTCCGCATCCCGCAGGGCGGCAACATGCTGGAGGCGGACGTGTGGATGCCGATCCGCCTCACGCCGCCGCAGCTCGCCAACCGCGGCAACAACTTCCTCCTGATGGTGGGCCGCCTAACGGACGGCGCGACGCCCGCGTCGGCGCAGACGGAGCTGCGCTCGCTGTTCGCGCGGTTGGTGGCGCAGTATCCGCAGCTCAAGGACGAGAACGTGCGCGTGGCGCCGCTGGTGGCGGAGAGCGCCGGCACGGTGCGAACGCCGTTGCTGCTGCTGTTCGGCGCGGTGTGCATGGTGCTGCTCATCGCGGCGACGAACGTGGCCGCGCTGCTGCTGGCGCGCGGCGTGCATCGCCGGCGCGAGATGGCCGTCCGTACGGCGCTCGGAGCCGCGCGCTGGCACGTCATGCGGCCTGTGATCCTGGAGAGCCTGATCATCGGAGCGTTAGGCGCGGTGGTCGGCTTTGGGCTGGCGGCGATCGGCGTCCGGACCATCGGCGCGCTGGCCGCCCAACAGATGCCGCAGCTCGCGGGGCTCGGCGTCGATTGGCGCGTGATCGGCTTCGGGATCGCGATGGCGCTCGTCGTGAGCCTCGGCTGCGGCGCGGCGCCGGCGTGGCGCAACACGACGGTCGACCCACAGGAGGCGCTGCGCGGCGGCCGGGGAGCAGGGAAGGGCCGCGAACAACATCGCGCCCTGCGCGTGCTCGCGGTCTTCGAGATCGCCCTCTCGCTCGTCCTGCTCATTGGCGCCGGTCTCATGCTGAGCTCGTTCGCCGGGCTGCTCGACGAGGACCCCGGGTTCGAGACGTCCCACGTCCTCACGCTCACGGCGACGGTGGCGGGCGCCCGCTATCCTAACGGAACGGCCACGCGGCGATTCCTCGATCCGGTGCTCGACGCCGTGCGCCAGGTACCCGGCGTGCAGTCCGTAGGAGCGATCAATCTGGTCCCATACGTGAACTGGGGCTGGAACGGCAACATCCGTTACGAGGGCATGTCGGCCGACGACCAGACCCGGTGGCCGCTCGTCGAGCAGCGCACGGTGACGCCGGGCTTCTTCGCGGTGACGAAGCAGCGCCTGCGCAGCGGCCGGCTGCTGTTGCCTAACGATGACGACGGCAAGACGACGCCGCTGGTGGTGGTCGTCAACGAAGCGCTGGCCAAGCGCGACTTCCACGGTCAGGATCCGGTGGGCCGCCGGTTCTACTACAGCGACAGCGGTCTGGCGACGATCGTCGGCGTGGTGAGCGACATCCGCAATGTGGGCCCGTTCGCCCCTGCGGCGCCGGAGATGTACTGGACGTACTTGCAGGGCGGCAACGGAGACTCGCGGTTTCCGCTGATGATCCGGACCCGCGGCAATCCGACTGACGTCGAGTCGGCGGTGGAGCGGGCGATTCGCGGCGTGGATGCCGGTGCCGCGGTTTCGAACATCGAGACCATGCCGCAAGTCATCGAGAAAAGTCTCGGCGGTCCACGATTCTTCATGCTGATGCTCGGCGCGTTCGCGGCGATCGCGCTCGCGCTGACCATCGCCGGGTTGTACGGCGTGCTGAGCTACGCCGTCGCCCAACGCACCAGAGAGTTAGGCATCCGCGTTGCGCTCGGCAGCTCGCCGGGGGGGTTGGTGAGGTTGGTGACGCGCGAGGGCATGGTGCTCGTCGCGGCCGGCGTCGTCATCGGCGTCGGCGCGAGCCTCGCGCTCACGCGCGTCATGGTGTCCATTCTCTACGGCGTGAGCCCAGTGGACACGTCCGCGTGGCTGCTCGCCGGTACCTGCCTCGTGATCCCGACGGTGCTCGCGACCGTCGTGCCCGCGCTTCGCGCGTCGCGCGCGGATCCGACGGCGGCAATGCGCGTGGAGTGA